One window from the genome of Artemia franciscana chromosome 12, ASM3288406v1, whole genome shotgun sequence encodes:
- the LOC136033578 gene encoding uncharacterized protein LOC136033578 yields MSNAGLPCLVPTPNIDDLSSRFNGIGNVIILALDNRNKDLGTIILKLEWYRLTLQWTDFTHIYTDGSKSEVGTGCAFVVPSTGTSWGFKLPDKLTVFSAEMIAIYQALLYIKSNGIVGSFLICSYSLSVLNYLAMKQNDAKETAAQIEKIVDDLLKRGYDLQLTWVPAHIGIPGNESADKMAKWACRNGELLDVNLSLSEYIQSYEAQSAIDEKADFTRKSTNTILDLYDFKPPPLDLIHSERKIATTIFRIRSGHAKVNSVLFKWNLVDSPNCNVCNVYEDVRHVIMSCKKYYIQREILKRKVLKLFGAFTFRAVVGHYPPLHGLVGYLFLHWVVLLELQVYLMCFSSPGSCCIKSNVY; encoded by the coding sequence ATGAGTAATGCTGGCCTTCCATGCCTAGTTCCAACCCCAAACATAGATGACCTTTCCTCACGCTTCAACGGAATAGGTAATGTAATTATTTTAGCTCTAGATAACAGAAATAAAGATTTAggaacaataattttaaaactagAGTGGTATAGGCTGACTCTACAGTGGACTGACTTTACTCACATATACACTGACGGATCTAAGTCGGAAGTGGGTACAGGCTGCGCTTTTGTAGTCCCGTCAACTGGTACTTCTTGGGGATTTAAGCTACCTGACAAGCTTACTGTTTTTTCTGCAGAAATGATTGCTATTTATCAAGCACTTCTTTATATTAAGTCAAACGGTATAGTTGGTAGCTTTTTGATTTGTTCTTATTCTCTATCTGTGTTAAATTACTTAGCTATGAAACAAAATGATGCCAAAGAAACTGCtgcacaaattgaaaaaatagttgatgaCCTTCTAAAACGTGGTTATGATCTACAACTTACATGGGTCCCAGCACATATAGGTATTCCTGGGAACGAGTCAGCTGATAAAATGGCAAAATGGGCTTGCAGAAATGGTGAATTGTTGGATGTAAACTTGTCCCTGAGTGAATATATTCAGAGTTATGAGGCCCAATCCGCAATTGATGAGAAAGCTGATTTCACAAGAAAGTCCACTAATACAATCTTGGATCTATATGATTTTAAGCCTCCTCCATTGGACTTAATTCACAGTGAGAGGAAAATTGCCACAACAATATTTCGAATCAGATCTGGCCATGCTAAAGTGAATTCTGTTCTCTTTAAATGGAATTTGGTTGACTCCCCAAACTGCAATGTATGTAATGTATATGAAGATGTCCGCCATGTTATAATGTCGTGTAAAAAGTATTATATCCAGcgtgaaattttaaaaagaaaagttctaaagCTCTTTGGTGCCTTTACTTTCCGTGCGGTGGTGGGTCATTATCCGCCCCTCCATGGGCTTGTAGGGTATCTGTTTCTGCACTGGGTTGTTTTATTAGAACTTCAAGTTTATTTGATGTGCTTTAGCAGTCCTGGGTCATGTTGTATCAAGTCAAATGTTTATTAA